In one Bos mutus isolate GX-2022 chromosome 19, NWIPB_WYAK_1.1, whole genome shotgun sequence genomic region, the following are encoded:
- the SMIM36 gene encoding small integral membrane protein 36, with translation MEFYLEIDPVTLNLIILVSSYVILLLVFLISCVLYDCRGKDPSKEYAPEASLDAQPSIRLVVMQQGSPGAPWARRSSLHFGNHTPLGKKSTVV, from the coding sequence ATGGAGTTCTACTTAGAGATCGACCCTGTCACCTTGAACCTGATCATCCTAGTCTCCAGCTACGTCATCTTGCTCCTGGTTTTCCTTATCTCCTGCGTGCTCTATGACTGCCGAGGCAAGGACCCCAGTAAGGAGTACGCACCCGAGGCCTCCCTGGATGCCCAGCCCTCCATCCGCCTGGTGGTGATGCAGCAAGGCTCCCCGGGGGCCCCCTGGGCACGGAGGTCCAGCCTCCACTTTGGGAATCACACCCCACTGGGGAAGAAGAGCACCGTGGTGTAA